The segment GGCCCTATTTTTCTTTTAGAAAATAGTCATAAAAATGAAAAAATTATTGAGGATCTAAAGAATTTCGATGTGGCTAAGGATAAAAAACGTAAGGCTTCTTGGGATGAAAATCCTATTGATATTGCAGAGATGCTATCCTGTAGAATTTTAACACAAAATATGTCAATTGGAGATATTGTTGTCTTTAACATGAATATTCTTCACGGTTCATTTGATAATATTAACTGTGAAGGCCAAACACGACTCTCTTGTGATGTAAGATATCAACCATTTTCTGATCCAAGAGACTCCCGCTATTTCGGTCCTTTTCCTTCTGGTACAACTGGAAATGGATATGGAGAGTTAGTTGGCGCAATACCATTAGATGAAAAATGGCATATAAGATAAATTATTAATATGAATAAAAATGATTATCAAACTGTTTTTACCAGTATAATTTTCTTTGCAATTATTTGTCTTATTATGTTTGGTACTTCAGGGCAGATGTAATCTTATTGGGGATATATTTATGTTTTCCAAAAAAGAGATTGACGAATATTTTCTGAATGGTTTTGTTGTAAAGTCAGATTTTATTAGTCCCTTGATGATAAGTAAGTTTAAGAAAGAAATTGATTCTATCATTGGTGAATCCTCGTTGGAGAGTCATGATAAGACTAAAATGGAGATGGAACCAAAACAAAAAATTAATGGTAGAAAAGTACGTCGTATCTATGAACCCTGTACTTATTATCCGCTTTTTGAAGAATACGCTTCTTCTCCTGTGGTATTGGATCATATTGAATGTCTTTTAGGCAAAAATATTTTTTTTCATTACAGCAAACTTAATATGAAGGCATCTAGTGTAGGTGCTGTAGTTGAATGGCATCAAGACTTAGCTTATTATCCACTTACAAATAAAGATTCACTTGCAATTTTACTTTATATTGATGATGCATCCAAAGATAATGGGTGTTTGAAAGTCATGCCAAAATATCATACAAAAAAGTTGTTGAATCATACCAGGAATGGTTTTTTCCAAGGTATGATTACAGAAAAATTTGACACATCGAAAGCTATGAATCTCGAAGGAAAAAGTGGTACTGCTATTTTTATGCATTGTATGGTTCCACACGCTTCTAATATGAACACATCAAATTTCCAAAGAAGAACTCTCATTTCCAGTTACCGTGCAGCAGATGCTTTTCCCATTTTAATTAATAGTAGAGAATCATCTCCTGAGAAATATGCAAAAATTGTTAGAGGTGATGAGCAAATGAATGCGAGATTTACGATGAGATCCTTTCCCATACCTAAATATTTTGAAGATGCTAAGTCCCTGTTTTCTCTTCAAGATAGAGCCAAAGAATCTTTAACTAATGACAAATCCCTATTATTATAACTTAATGAAATCTGTGTTCTCCTATTTTATTCCTTATTAGCTAATATATTCTCCTCTTGAGCTTTTATTTCATTTATTTTTACCTCTTTTATATTTTTTAATTGTTCATTAATTACTTAATTCTCATTCTTAGGCGTTGGAGCAATTGCGTAGTTTGGACAAATGAAGTAATCTCCACGATTTGGAAATCTAACAATGCAATGTCCTCACTGTGCGCATCCAGACTACATCCTCTTTGGTAAGAACTGAGGCGCCCAACGCTACCGCTGCCAAGCTTGTCGACGAACCTTTCAGACAATGCGCAGGGGCAAGGATCCAGCCCTCAAAGAACAGGCTCAAAAGCTATACCTCGAAGGACTGGGGCTCAGAGCCATTGGCAGAATTCTTGGGGTGCATCACAAAACAGTTTCCCGCTGGCTTGTCCAGGCCGCAGGGCAGTTACCAGTCAACCAACCCGAGACGAAGGCCTCTTCCTTGATTGAGGTCGATGCACTCTG is part of the SAR324 cluster bacterium genome and harbors:
- a CDS encoding phytanoyl-CoA dioxygenase family protein codes for the protein MFSKKEIDEYFLNGFVVKSDFISPLMISKFKKEIDSIIGESSLESHDKTKMEMEPKQKINGRKVRRIYEPCTYYPLFEEYASSPVVLDHIECLLGKNIFFHYSKLNMKASSVGAVVEWHQDLAYYPLTNKDSLAILLYIDDASKDNGCLKVMPKYHTKKLLNHTRNGFFQGMITEKFDTSKAMNLEGKSGTAIFMHCMVPHASNMNTSNFQRRTLISSYRAADAFPILINSRESSPEKYAKIVRGDEQMNARFTMRSFPIPKYFEDAKSLFSLQDRAKESLTNDKSLLL
- a CDS encoding helix-turn-helix domain-containing protein, coding for MRRGKDPALKEQAQKLYLEGLGLRAIGRILGVHHKTVSRWLVQAAGQLPVNQPETKASSLIEVDAL